A segment of the Candidatus Doudnabacteria bacterium genome:
GCGGCCTTTCTTTCTGGCAACGCATAGCAGGCGCTTGCCGTCGCGGGCGTGCGTTTCCAAAAGCTCCTTCAGCCATTTCTGTTCTTCCTCTGAACAATGCGGTAAAAAAATATCCGGGCCTCCGACCAAAATTACCTCGTCTTCTGCGCCTTTTTTAGCCAGAACGGCCCCATACTTCCTTAAAGAAGAAAATGGGATGGATTGGGCCTTCGATGCCGCGTAATCGCCGCCGATAAATTTTTTGACCGCACGAATGGTTTCCGACGAATCGTCTGATGCCCGCAAGTAAGCGATCGTCTGCTCTTCCGCTTCTTTTTTTATAATCCCGGTTGGCACAAACATATTTTCGACCACCAGGATATTTTCAGTCAGAGTGCCGGTTTTGTCTATGCAAAGATTCTTGATCCGCCCAAGTTTTTCAGTGGCGTTGATCTCCTGGAGCAAAACATGTTTTCGCAAAAGACTGACTGCGCCATACGCGAATAAAATGGTCGTGGCCAGGATCAAACCCTGCGGCACGAGCATGCTGGCGAGCGCTCCCACATTCTTGACGATGCTCACTATCCCCTGATCAACTATGCTCCCGCGCGCGATAACGAATATCAGAACGAGCATCAGCAGATAGCCCGTATACCTGATCACCGTATTTATCGAACGCTGGATGGGACTGTAGTTAGTTGAGTACTTTTTGATATTTTTGGTCATTTGCGAGATCCGGCTGTCGGCAACCGGCGTTTCAACCCGCAGCACTCCCACACCTGCGGTAACAATGCCCCCGGCCAGCACTTTCTCTCCGGAGGATTTAGCAAACGAATTCGATTCTCCGGTAAGAAGCGCGGTATTTACTTCCAAACCGTGCGCGGAAAGCAGGATCCCGTCGCACGGGATCTGGTCACCGAGCGCAAGCTTGATACGATCATTCTTCTGAATATTGTCGGTAAGTACGGACTCCTGTGTTCCGTTTGAATTCAGGCGGACATAATGCAAAGCGGTGAGCAATTGCAGCTTTTCCAACGCCAGCAAAGCGCGCACTTCCTGGACGATGCCGATCAGAACCGCGGTAGATATGGCCAATGCAAAGAAAAATCCCGCCTGGGTCTGATGAAATACAAGCAGGATTATCACAACAGCATAAATGATTATGTTCGTGAACGAAAGAACATTGCGAAAAATGATCGGACCGAGATCTTTGAGTATATTTTTTATAAAATCAAATATTTTATCCATGAAACATCAAAATTTTTTTTATTTCAACTCTATTTATGCCTTAAGCTAAGGCGGACGGGATATATAAATTATATCAAAAAATCGCCTTTTCGGCGATTTTTTTAAAATCTTATTATAGAAACTGCGATCCGGCTCAATGCGCCAGTTTCTGTTGCAATGCATCAAGCAGTATTTTTAGGTTGCTTATGGTAGTTTGAGCCCCTGCCGCATCTTTTGTATTAAGGCTGCCAATGAGTTTCGCGGTTTCGGTTTGGATCGCCTCAGCTGCAATAGCATTATTTGCATCCGGATTTACACTAGATTGAACCGGCAAACCCGCTTGCTGCCCAATGGCTGGATTGATCGTCGCAGCTCCGGCTACCAAACCCTTATTTACCTCGGAAAGTTTTTGTAAAGCCTTGGCGCTCAATCCAGGAGTCGTCACGCTCAATTTTTCTGACTGGAAGGATGTGCCGCCTGATGCGTTGTCTGCAAAAACTTCAAACTGATACACGGTATCGGGGGTTAAGCCGGTGACTTCATATTTAGGCTCTGTGGTTGTGGCGATCAGGACACTGTCCTGATAAATTTGATAACCCGTAACGCCATTGGGATCTAAAGCCGCGTTCCAGGAGATCGTAAGCGAACTGCTTGCAACTTTGGATGCGACAATGACTCCCGGAGGCGTCGGATAAATAGCAGCGCTCATATTCGGCAACGTGTATAAAGAATCCGCAATGATGGTGATATTTGTTCCTTCATCAGCCCAGTTATAAAGCCCTTCCATATCGCCGTACGAAACGTTGATGCAGCCGTGGCTCATAGGATGGCCAAAATTGTGGTGCCAGAATGCCCCGTGAATATAGTAATTCAAAGGGCCTGTTTTGAACATCAAATTCCATTTGGTATTGGGAAAGCTGTATGTCGCCCCATTGTAGTTAACGGTCGGTTTTTTCTTTAAGACAGTATATTCGCCGGGCGGGGTTGGCGTTGCAGGAAGGCCGCTGGAGATCCTAAACTCACCCGCGAGCTTATCACCTTCCATGTACACCAAAGTTTGGTCCTTCAGGCTGACATAAATGTGTTTTTCCGGAACAACCGCTGGCTGCTCGGGCGGGATCATCGGCGGTACGCTTACATCAGCGTTTACGGTTTGAATTCCCAGAACAAGCAATGAAGGATCTGAATAAGCGGAAATAATTAAAGTCGATATACTGATTCCCAAAAAGCATATCACGCCAAAAGCAAATATAGTGTTGATTTTCGTTGTGAAAAACGACACGATGGAGGAATAAAATTTATCCATTAAGTTGAGTTCTTATTTAGTTGTTTTTTTGTTTTCGCCTATATGGCGGACAACCTTTTTGTTTCGAAATCAGTCCTTTTTGACCTTACTATAATTATAGCACAGAAAAGAAAAAAAATCAAGTACCTTTAGCGCTTGATTTTATGAGCTAAATAAGACTGGTTTAAAAATCAGGCGCGCCGCAAGCTTTCAGGCCGCTGAGGGTTAGCGGTTTATTATCTTGGGCCAATATATCCATGATCGGGCATGGGAGCGAAAGTGGCGGCGGCCTCATGCCATCTGCAAATTGATCCGTCGAAAGGCCTGCTCTATGTTCAAAATGAGGAGGGTCAACCTGTTCAAGCCCGCAGTACGTACCTATCTTTGCAAGTTTATCAAAATCAATATCATAACCATTCCACCGGTCGACGACATCAACGGCAAAACCATAGTTGTGAAGGCTTTTCCCCGGCTCAGCCCAGCTGATAATATGTCCGTCGACCGTTCGTCCCGAATTATAGATGGCCAACTGATCTTCTAAACTACGAAAGCCTGATGTGATCCGTAACGTATAGCCATATGCTGCCGCAACCGGGATAAAACATTCATTGATTTGTGTTGAAAAGTTAGGGTCCAGAGCCGTTGGCACAACAATACTCTCTCCTAAAACCATTTTGGCGTGTTTTCCGTTTTGCGAAATGAAAAAAGATCCGGCGATTATACAGATTAAAAGCAAGGCTGATGCGATAAGATAATAATTTATTTTATCTTCGAGATTCATGAGTATTAATATTCTTTAACCGAATGTAAACGTGAATGCTTCAAAGCCCGCCGCAGGAATGGTAATTTCTATCGTATGATCAGTATAATCGGCTGAATCAAAAAGCGTATATAGCTCAGAAGCACCGACCATCACATCAGGCTGGGTCTTGCCGTCCACCGTAATGCTGATCTTTTGCGGCGTTGGGCTGTCTGCCACAATATGCACTTTGCCGGAATGGAACTTCAGCCTGATCTTACCGCTGGGTTTTGTCATCGTGATCTTATCGGAGCTGAACTGCCAAGCGCCTGACAAGGCAAAATCATTCAGATCCAAATTACTCGGGAAACTGTAATTCGTTTCCTTGCTTGAAGGCTGCTGCTGGGAAGTTAAATTAGCAAGCCGGTCAGTTCCGAAATACATTTCCGGCGAGCCGATTCCCGAAAGGTCCTGGCCCGGCTCATTCAGCGATTCCGTTCCCAGCCCCAGCAGGGTCCGGATGGCGTTTTCCATTTTATCATAATTCCCTTCGCCGAAGTCAAAGTAGACGACATTGCCGTTCTGGTCGATCAGATACTCTGCGGGCCAATACTGATTCGAGTAGGCATTCCAAGTCGCCAATTCATTATCCTGTGCCACCGGATAATTTATTTTGAACCGCTTGATCGCATCCGCTACATTGGCCGTGTCTTTTTCAAACTCAAACTCCGGCGAATGGACGCCCACGACAACAAACCCTTTGTCTTTATAAGTGTCATACCATTTGGTGACAAACGGCAGGGTCCGGATGCAGTTGATGCAGCTGTAGGTCCAGAAATCTATCAGCACCACTTTGCCTTTAAGTTCCTTCATTGTCAGCGGGTCTGAATTCAGCCAATGGTCAATGCCGGTAAATTCAGGAGACGGCCCGTAATTTTTAATATCAACTGCTGTACCATTTGATCGGTTTGGATTATTATTTGGCACGAGCTTGCTTTCCAGTGTTGAGGTCGGGAATATATTGGCAAGCTGATTCTCTATCTGGATATCAAAATTATAATACATGGCCACAGCCAGAAGAATGATCAATATTCCAAAAATTCTCTGGAGCAGGACCGAGTATTTGGCTATTCCGCGGATCTTCGTGGTCACAGCCTGACTGGCGTAAGCGATGATCAGCATCGGTATCCCCGCTCCGATAGCATATGCTGCTAGAAGCACCAAAGATCTGACGAAATTTGCCTGCAGGGCTATCAGGGTCAGTATTGCGCCCAATACAGGGCCTGCACACGGCGTCCACACAACACCCAGGGTCATTCCGAGTATAAATCCGCCCAGATTGTCACTGCGCAGTTTTCCGGCTTGGCTGGCGCGATTGATGACGCCATTCAATCGCATAGTCAGAAGTTCAAACGGCTTTGACCAGATCATGAATACGCCGAAAATTCCCAAAAGAACGATCGCCGAGTTGCGCAAGATGTTCGGATTCAGTCCCAAATGCCTGGTCAGGTAGGACAAAAAAACGCCCAAAACGGCGAATACGATGACGAATCCGGAAACAATATATAACGGTCTTGTTTTGCTGGTATGGCCTATGGATGTGCCGAGCAGAACCGGGAGCAAAGGCAAAATACAAGGCGCTCCTATCGTCAGAACGCCTGCTAAAATCGCAAATAATATCTGGAT
Coding sequences within it:
- a CDS encoding M15 family metallopeptidase — translated: MNLEDKINYYLIASALLLICIIAGSFFISQNGKHAKMVLGESIVVPTALDPNFSTQINECFIPVAAAYGYTLRITSGFRSLEDQLAIYNSGRTVDGHIISWAEPGKSLHNYGFAVDVVDRWNGYDIDFDKLAKIGTYCGLEQVDPPHFEHRAGLSTDQFADGMRPPPLSLPCPIMDILAQDNKPLTLSGLKACGAPDF
- a CDS encoding L,D-transpeptidase family protein; translation: MDKFYSSIVSFFTTKINTIFAFGVICFLGISISTLIISAYSDPSLLVLGIQTVNADVSVPPMIPPEQPAVVPEKHIYVSLKDQTLVYMEGDKLAGEFRISSGLPATPTPPGEYTVLKKKPTVNYNGATYSFPNTKWNLMFKTGPLNYYIHGAFWHHNFGHPMSHGCINVSYGDMEGLYNWADEGTNITIIADSLYTLPNMSAAIYPTPPGVIVASKVASSSLTISWNAALDPNGVTGYQIYQDSVLIATTTEPKYEVTGLTPDTVYQFEVFADNASGGTSFQSEKLSVTTPGLSAKALQKLSEVNKGLVAGAATINPAIGQQAGLPVQSSVNPDANNAIAAEAIQTETAKLIGSLNTKDAAGAQTTISNLKILLDALQQKLAH
- a CDS encoding cytochrome c biogenesis protein DipZ, producing MIQILFAILAGVLTIGAPCILPLLPVLLGTSIGHTSKTRPLYIVSGFVIVFAVLGVFLSYLTRHLGLNPNILRNSAIVLLGIFGVFMIWSKPFELLTMRLNGVINRASQAGKLRSDNLGGFILGMTLGVVWTPCAGPVLGAILTLIALQANFVRSLVLLAAYAIGAGIPMLIIAYASQAVTTKIRGIAKYSVLLQRIFGILIILLAVAMYYNFDIQIENQLANIFPTSTLESKLVPNNNPNRSNGTAVDIKNYGPSPEFTGIDHWLNSDPLTMKELKGKVVLIDFWTYSCINCIRTLPFVTKWYDTYKDKGFVVVGVHSPEFEFEKDTANVADAIKRFKINYPVAQDNELATWNAYSNQYWPAEYLIDQNGNVVYFDFGEGNYDKMENAIRTLLGLGTESLNEPGQDLSGIGSPEMYFGTDRLANLTSQQQPSSKETNYSFPSNLDLNDFALSGAWQFSSDKITMTKPSGKIRLKFHSGKVHIVADSPTPQKISITVDGKTQPDVMVGASELYTLFDSADYTDHTIEITIPAAGFEAFTFTFG
- a CDS encoding HAD-IC family P-type ATPase → MDKIFDFIKNILKDLGPIIFRNVLSFTNIIIYAVVIILLVFHQTQAGFFFALAISTAVLIGIVQEVRALLALEKLQLLTALHYVRLNSNGTQESVLTDNIQKNDRIKLALGDQIPCDGILLSAHGLEVNTALLTGESNSFAKSSGEKVLAGGIVTAGVGVLRVETPVADSRISQMTKNIKKYSTNYSPIQRSINTVIRYTGYLLMLVLIFVIARGSIVDQGIVSIVKNVGALASMLVPQGLILATTILFAYGAVSLLRKHVLLQEINATEKLGRIKNLCIDKTGTLTENILVVENMFVPTGIIKKEAEEQTIAYLRASDDSSETIRAVKKFIGGDYAASKAQSIPFSSLRKYGAVLAKKGAEDEVILVGGPDIFLPHCSEEEQKWLKELLETHARDGKRLLCVARKKGRVLPTDLIQAKLSLVAVFVFFNNLRPGIKDVVSFFQDRGTVIRVISGDNPATVHAVTVLAGIKNADAIITGLEIEEWSEDDFDKKTSDYTIFARINPEQKEKIITGFKKSGFTAMVGDGVNDALAIKKSDLGIAMFDGAPATRRLAAVVLINNSFSALPEGVKRAENIIRNIEILSSLFFNQVILGFFIFVILSIFGYIFPLTPLNITLMDYFTIGLPSVLIFYWAIRPAAELRISVAKSFLRRVLPFALFSAVFQALALGVIFFMSPKYLKIAESNTLVVLAYIVLAFLFLIFTPSVYQGFTSRTQKMMLSGFAVFEIVTLWAVFQIPLATKFFDITHLSGVNTAPIAILFVLCAIAQYLVAKRFSRLENIANQSRLLKT